A genomic window from Winogradskyella sp. J14-2 includes:
- a CDS encoding helix-turn-helix domain-containing protein, whose amino-acid sequence MPIVVNLDKVLNERGMKSYELADIIGITTANLSILKTGKAKAIRFSTLEAICEALDCQPSDILEYVSS is encoded by the coding sequence TAGATAAAGTTTTAAATGAACGAGGCATGAAGAGTTACGAATTGGCGGATATAATTGGTATCACCACGGCTAATTTGTCTATCCTTAAAACTGGTAAGGCCAAAGCAATTCGATTCTCTACTTTAGAGGCGATTTGTGAAGCTTTAGACTGTCAGCCCAGTGATATTTTAGAGTATGTAAGTAGTTAA